The Chitiniphilus purpureus sequence GGCGTCGACGATCGACCACAGGTGGATCAGCCAGCCCAGCCAGATCACCCAGAGCACCGCCGCAAAGATGAACATCAGTGCAGCCTTGAGCACCCGCCCTTGCAGCAGCTGACCCAACCCCGGGATGAAGAAGCTTGCCAGCGCCGCCAGTACGTTGCCGCCCGAACCCTGTCCAGCCATGCCGACACCTCCGTCTTCAACCGTGCGTCTTCTCGAATTCACGCAGATAGTCGCACAACGCCTTCACGCCTTCGAGCGGCATGGCGTTGTAGATCGACGCCCGCATGCCGCCGACCGAGCGATGGCCTTTGAGCTGCAGCAGCCCACGCGCCTTGGCGCCTTCCAGGAAGGCATCATCCAGGCGGTCTTCGGTCAGGCGGAACGGCACGTTCATGCGCGACCGGTACGGCCTGTCCACTGGGCAATGGTAGAAGCCCGACGCATCCAGCGTCTCGTACAGCAGCGCGGCCTTCTCGATGTTGCGCTGAGCGATGCCGGCCAGACCGCCTTGTTCGAGCAGCCACTTGAACACAAGGCCGGCAACATAGATGGCGAAGGTGGGCGGCGTGTTGTAAAGCGAATCGGCCGCCGCATGCACCTGATAATCCAGCATGGTCGGCGTAGCGGCGCGCGCACGGCCCAGCAGGTCGTCGCGCACGATCGCCAGGGTCAGCCCCGACGGTCCGATGTTCTTCTGCGCGCCCGCATAAATCAGCCCGAAGCGCGAAACGTCCAGCGGCTGCGACAGGATGTTGGACGACATGTCGCAGACGAGTGGTGCCTGCGATTGCGGCACGAACGGAAACTCGACGCCACCGATGGTCTCATTCGAGCAATAGTGCAGATATGCCGCCTTGCTGCTGTGCTGCCACTGCGCCTCATCAGGAATCGAGGTGAAACG is a genomic window containing:
- a CDS encoding DUF6677 family protein; the encoded protein is MAGQGSGGNVLAALASFFIPGLGQLLQGRVLKAALMFIFAAVLWVIWLGWLIHLWSIVDAALFDPNK
- the serC gene encoding 3-phosphoserine/phosphohydroxythreonine transaminase, which translates into the protein MTQVYNFSSGPAVLPREVMLAAQAELTDWHGTGMSVMEMSHRGREFTQIITEAEADLRKLLALPSDYTVLFMQGGAHFHFAMVPLNLAQEGDTVDYVDTGHWSRIAIKEARRYANVHVVASGEAGRFTSIPDEAQWQHSSKAAYLHYCSNETIGGVEFPFVPQSQAPLVCDMSSNILSQPLDVSRFGLIYAGAQKNIGPSGLTLAIVRDDLLGRARAATPTMLDYQVHAAADSLYNTPPTFAIYVAGLVFKWLLEQGGLAGIAQRNIEKAALLYETLDASGFYHCPVDRPYRSRMNVPFRLTEDRLDDAFLEGAKARGLLQLKGHRSVGGMRASIYNAMPLEGVKALCDYLREFEKTHG